From a single Melospiza georgiana isolate bMelGeo1 chromosome 5, bMelGeo1.pri, whole genome shotgun sequence genomic region:
- the TMEM165 gene encoding transmembrane protein 165 — translation MGSPPPLPRAAALLLAAALLLAAPARLRATPEEEPGRKKEPPPPPAAQGAEPRAEKGSSLVAPVHVVSEESADKTNLGFIHAFVAAISVIIVSELGDKTFFIAAIMAMRYNRLTVLAGAMLALGLMTCLSVLFGYATTVIPRVYTYYVSTALFAIFGIRMLREGLKMSPDEGQEELEEVQAEIKKKDEELQRTKLLNGPGDVESGPSTTIPQKKWLHFISPIFVQAFTLTFLAEWGDRSQLTTIVLAAREDPYGVAVGGTVGHCLCTGLAVIGGRMIAQKISVRTVTIIGGIVFLAFAFSALFISPDSGF, via the exons ATGGGgtccccgccgccgctcccgcggGCCGCCGCGCTGCTGCTGGCGGCCGCGCTGCTGctggcggccccggcccggctccgcgcCACTCCCGAGGAAGAGCCCGGCAGGAAGAAGgagccgccgccaccgccggcGGCGCAGGGAGCGGAGCCGCGGGCTGAG AAAGGCTCCTCGCTGGTTGCTCCAGTCCACGTTGTCAGTGAAGAGTCAGCTGACAAGACCAACCTGGGCTTTATTCATGCCTTCGTGGCTGCTATCTCGGTCATCATCGTGTCAGAGCTGGGGGACAAGACCTTCTTCATCGCGGCCATCATGGCCATGCGCTACAACCGCCTGACCGTGCTGGCCGGAGCCATGCTTGCCCTGGGACTCATGACGTGTTTGTCAG ttttgtttggcTATGCCACCACGGTTATTCCTCGTGTGTACACATACTATGTGTCAACAGCACTGTTTGCAATCTTTGGCATCCGAATGCTTCGGGAAGGCTTGAAAATGAGTCCAGATGAAGGTCAGGAAGAGCTAGAGGAAGTtcaagcagaaattaaaaaaaaagatgaggaa CTTCAGAGAACTAAACTGTTAAATGGGCCAGGAGATGTGGAATCCGGGCCAAGCACCACTATACCTCAGAAGAAATGGCTACACTTTATTTCACCAATCTTTGTTCAAGCTTTTACTTTAACATTTTTAGCAGAATGGGGCGATCGTTCCCAATTAACAACCATAGTCTTGGCTGCCAGAGAG gaTCCCTATGGTGTGGCAGTAGGAGGAACAGTGGGACATTGCCTATGTACTGGTTTAGCAGTTATTGGAGGGAGAATGATAGCACAAAAAATTTCTGTTAGGACTG tgaCAATCATAGGAGGAATTGTCTTCTTAGCCTTTGCATTCTCTGCACTATTTATAAGTCCAGActctggtttttaa
- the SRD5A3 gene encoding LOW QUALITY PROTEIN: polyprenol reductase (The sequence of the model RefSeq protein was modified relative to this genomic sequence to represent the inferred CDS: deleted 2 bases in 1 codon), with protein sequence MQHHTPPLSGPAHPASTSEGYSCPSRGLPAFPADYGGERRPRLSDNTARRCSGRGGRHSGQCPGSAAPRGLRGPRFSREREAEGTAPPSGGRGGAGRNGPGQGQGPGQGPGRVGAERSGSGAMLAALAATWSLLAAAWSLLAAAFLAALLLLRRAPAPRPGRAGLVIAGLFQDLIRYGKTKRGCGQLPGWLQLLQVPKRWFTHFYVVSVLWNGFLLISLFRAEFLGESLPSWIQDMHHALGRDSQSKDTDSEHFSALLVLLLLWLHSCRRLAECLWTSVFSSGVIHIVQYCFGLGYYIAVGSTVLCQVPTNVRNGKKLSVQICWYHIIGVMVYIWASLHQHRCLAILANLRKSRSGKVVSLSHSVPFGDWFESISCPHYFAELLIYVSMAITLGMHNVTWWCVVMYVLFNQALAAILCHEFYQKNFSSYPKERKAFIPLVF encoded by the exons atgcagcaccatacaccaccactctctgggcccgcCCACCCAGCCAGTACCAGCGAAGGGTACAGCTGTCCAAGCCGCgggctgccagcttttccagcagaCTACGGCGGGGAACGCCGTCCAAGGCTGTCAGACAACACGGCCCGGCGCTGCTCTGGGCGCGGGGGCAGGCACAgcgggcagtgcccaggctccGCAGCGCCGCGCGGGCTCCGGGGACCCCGCTTTTCCCGAGAACGGGAAGCGGAAGGGACAGCGCCGCCgtcgggg gggcggggcggagcggggcggaacgggccggggcaggggcaggggccggggcaggggccgggccgggtcggggcggagcggagcgggtCCGGGGCGATGCTGGCGGCGCTGGCCGCCACCTGGTCCCTGCTGGCCGCCGCCTGGTCCCTGCTGGCCGCCGCCTTCCTggcagcgctgctgctgctccggcGGGCCCCGGCgccgcggcccggccgcgcTGGCCTGGTGATCGCCGGCCTCTTCCAGGACCTCATTCGCTACGGGAAGACGAAGCGCGGGTGCGGGCAGCTCCcgggctggctgcagctcctgcaggtgcccAAGAG GTGGTTTACTCACTTTTATGTGGTTTCTGTGCTCTGGAATGGTTTCCTGCTGATCTCTCTTTTCCGAGCTGAGTTCCTTGGAGAGTCACTCCCATCATGGATTCAGGACATGCACCATGCTCTTGGCAGAGATTCTCAGAGCAAGGACACAG ATAGTGAGCACTTCTCTGCGCTCCTCGTTCTCTTGCTCCTTTGGCTGCATAGCTGTCGAAGGCTTGCAGAATGCCTCTGGACCAGCGTGTTTTCCAGTGGTGTCATTCATATCGTGCAGTACTGCTTTGGACTTGGTTACTACATTGCTGTTGGCTCAACTGTGCTGTGTCAAGTGCCTACTAATGTCAGGAATG GAaaaaagctttctgtgcagATCTGCTGGTATCACATCATAGGAGTTATGGTGTACATTTGGGCCTCTCTTCACCAACACAGATGCCTTGCAATTCTAGCTAATCTTAGAAAAAGCAGATCAG GAAAGGTTGTAAGTCTGAGCCACAGTGTACCTTTTGGAGACTGGTTTGAGAGCATCTCTTGCCCTCATTATTTTGCAGAGCTCCTCATATATGTTTCTATGGCCATCACACTTGGAATGCACAATGTGACATGGTGGTGTGTAGTGATGTATGTTCTTTTTAACCAGGCACTGGCTGCTATTTTGTGTCATGAGTTTTATCAGAAAAACTTCAGCTCATACCCAAAGGAACGAAAAGCATTTATACCGCTTGTTTTTTAG